The DNA window CTTCCAGCGCTTCGCCCGGGGCGACTCCTCGCGTTCGCGGCGGGCGGGCAGCACCGGCCTCGGGCTGGCGATCGTCGCCGCGGTGGTGCAGGCCCACGGCGGGGACATCGTGGTGGACAGCGCGCCGGGGCATACCGAATTCACCGTGCGCCTGCCCGGTGACGTAGCGGACTGAGCGCACAGCGACCTCACAGCCACGCCCAAGGTGGCAACCACGTCGGGTCACCAGGATCGAAGTATGACTACGACCTTGCTGGACGTTCGGGCCCCGGCACCACCATCGCCGGTACCGTCGATCGGACGGAGTCAGCGGTGGCAGCGGTTGTCGCTGGTGCTGCTGTTGGCCGCCACCGCGTTGCTGTACATGTGGGATCTCGGTGCGAGCGGCTGGGCCAACGACTTCTACGCCGCGGCCGTGCAGGCCGGATCACAGAGTTGGCAGGCGATGCTCTTCGGATCCAGCGACGCCGCCAATGCGATCACCGTGGACAAGACACCCGCTGCGCTATGGGTGATGGATATCTCGGCGCGACTGTTCGGCTTCAATTCGTGGAGCATGCTGGTGCCGCAGGCGCTGGAAGGTGTTGCGGCCGTCGGGGTCCTGTACGCGGCGGTGCGGCGGGTCGCTGGTCACTGGCCGGGGATCCTGGGCGGTGCGGTACTGGCGTTGACACCGGCGGCGGCTTTGATGTTCCGCTTCAACAATCCCGATTCGCTACTCGTTCTGCTGCTGACCGTCGCCGCCTACTGCGTGCTGCGGGCGATCGAAAAGGACAGCGGCGCTTGGTGGTTGCCCTTGGCGGGAGTGGCGGTCGGGTTCGGCTTCCTGGCCAAGATGATGCAGGCGTTCCTGGTGTTGCCCGCATTCGCGGTGGTGTTCCTGCTCGCCGCACATGTGCCGCTGCGTACGCGGATCATCAGGTCGGTGGTCGCGGTGCTCGCGATGGTGGTGTCCGCGGGCTGGTATCTGGCGCTGGTTGCATTGTGGCCCGCGTCCTCGCGGCCGTACATCGGTGGGTCGCAGCACAACAGCATCCTCGAATTAGCCTTGGGCTACAACGGTTTCGGCCGGTTGACCGGTAACGAGACCGGCGGTCTCGGCAACCTGAACTCCGATGTCGGGTGGGCGCGGCTGTTCGGATCCGAGATGGGCGGCCAGATCGCTTGGTTGCTGCCCGCGGCGCTGATTCTCGGCGTTGCCGGACTGTGGATCACGCGGCGGGCCCCGCGCACCGACCGCACCCGGGCGGCGCTGTTGCTGTGGCTGGGCTGGTTGATCGTCACCGGCGTGGTGTTCAGCTTCGCCAATGGAATTCTGCATCCCTATTACACGGTGGCGCTGGCCCCCGCGATCGCCGCGACGATCGGCATCGGTGCGGCCCTATTCTGGCGGCGCCGCAACGACATTCGGGCGACAGCGGTGCTGTCCGGTGCGCTCGTGGTGACGACTCTGCTGGCGTGCGTCCTGCTTTCCCGAACCAGCGACTGGCTGCCGTGGCTGAGCCCGGTGATCGCCGTGGCCGGTGTCGGATCGGCGGCACTGCTGCTGGTGGCGGGCAGGTTGCCGAAGGCCATCGCGAGCGTTGTGCTGGCGCTCGCGTTGGCCGCGGGGCTGGCGGGGCCGGGCGCGTATGCGCTGGCGACCGCGGCGACGACGCACAGCGGGGCGATCCCGTCGGCGGGGCCTGCCGGGGCAGGTCGGTCGTTCCCCGGCGGCCGACCCAGTGCGGGCACACCGTCCGGCAACAGTGACGGCGGTGGCACAGGGGCACCGACAGGCAGCACGGACGGTGGCACCGGCACCGGCACCGGCACCGGCACCGGGAACGTCGGTGGTGGTCGCGGCCCGATGGGCGGGCTGCTGGGCGGCGTGACGCCGGGTGCGAACCTGACCGCGGCGCTGACCGCGAACGCCGGCGACTACACCTGGGTCGCGGCCACGGTCGGATCCAACAACGCCGCCGGTTACCAGTTGGCCACCGGGGATCCGGTGATGGCCGTCGGCGGTTTCAACGGCACCGATCCGGCCCCCACTCTGGCCGAATTCCAGGATGACGTGGCGCAGCACAAGATCCACTACTTCATCAGCGCCCAAATCATGGGCGGCATGCGCGGATCCTCCAGCGGCAGCCAGGCCGCGACCGAAATCGCCGCCTGGGTCGCGGCCAACTTCACCGCCCAGACCATCGACGGCGTCACCGTCTACGACCTCAGCGGCGGCACGGTCGGCTGAGTCGAGCACAACCAAGGGAGAACGAAATGGATTACGCCACAACGGATATCGTCCGCCCGTTCCGCACCGCGGTGGTGCCCGCCGCAGGCTTGGGCACCCGCTTCCTGCCCGCCACCAAGTCGGTGCCGAAGGAACTGCTGCCGGTGGTCGACACACCGGGCGTCGAGTTGGTGGCCGAGGAGGCCGCCGCCGCGGGCGCCGATCGGCTGGTGCTGGTCACCGCACCCGGGAAACAAGGCGTCGCAGCGCATTTCGCCACGGATCGGGAGCTCGAGCACGCGCTCGCGGAACGCGGGAAATCGGCGCTGCTGGAGAAGGTTCGCAACGCTCCCGGCCTGCTGGCGGTGCGGACCGTGCTCCAGGAACGTCCGCTGGGGCTCGGGCACGCCGTGCTGCAGGCCGAGCGCGTGCTCGCCGCGGACGAGAGTTCGGTCGCCGTTCTGCTGCCAGACGATCTGGTGCTGCCACGCGGCGTGCTGGACACGATGGCGCGCGTGCGGCGTAGGCGGGGCGGCAGCGTACTGTGCGCGATCGACGTTCCGGCGGATCACGTCGGCGCCTACGGCATCTTCGACGTCGAGCCGGTACGTGACGCTGCTGACCCGAATGTGCTGCGGGTCAACGGAATGGTCGAGAAACCGGCGGTGGGACAGGCCCCCTCGACCTACGCCGCGGCGGGCCGCTATCTGCTCGATCGCGCGATCTTCGACGCACTGCGCCGGATCGAACCGGGCGTGGGTGGCGAGCTCCAGCTAACCGATGCCATCGCCCTGCTCATCGCCGAGGGACATCCGGTGCACGTCGTCGTGCACCGCGGCATTCGGCACGACATCGGCAATCCGGCCGGATATCTGCGTGCCGCAGTGGATTTCGCGTTGGCGCGGGAGGAGTACAGCGCGGAGTTACGCGACTGGCTGCTGGACCGGCTCGGCGTGGACCGAACCAGGCAGGCCGGAGCCGCGTGACCAGCCCGCGGAAGGGCCGCCACGCTCCCAGCCACGGGAACGGCTCGAGTACAGCCGTGTCCCGCCGGTCCTGGCCGGCCTGATGACGGCGGCCTGGTTGATCCAGAGAGTGGGTTACCGACCGCTCGAACTGTGCGTGTGAGAGCGGCGCGGGTTCACAGGCGGTGCATAGCTTGGACAAAGAGTCGGCCCACGCCGCAGTCCCAACATTGGACATGACTACCGCGACCCGAGGAGCAAGCGAGGGTTCGCGCGGTACCGCATCCGACGAACGCGCCGGTCGGCACCGTCCCACCCATTGAATCGATAGCCGACAGAGGATTCGATATGACGATCACCGAAGCGCCGCCGCGGCGCACCACCCACCGTGCCGAGCCGGAGAAGCCGGCGCGAGCGACCCGATTGCTGTTCGGCCCACCGGATCAGCCACGCTGGGCCCGACCCGGACTGTGGACGCTGCTGATCGCCACCGCCGTGCTCTACCTGTGGGGACTGAGCAAATCCGGCTGGGCCAACGACTTCTACGCCGCCGCCGTGCAGGCGGGCACACAGAGCTGGAAGGCGCTGCTGTTCGGCTCGCTGGACGCGGGCAACGCCATCACGGTCGACAAGCCACCGGCATCGCTGTGGGTGATGGGCCTGTCCGGCAGGCTCCTCGGGTTCAGTTCGTTCTCGATGCTGTTGCCCCAGGCGCTGATGGGAGTCGCCTCGGTCGGCCTGGTGCACGGTGCGGTGCGGCGCTGGAGCGGTCCGGCGGCCGGTCTGCTGGCCGGTGCGGTGCTGGCGCTGACTCCTGTCGCGGCACTGATGTTCAAGTTCAACAATCCGGACGCGTTGCTGGTGCTGTTGCTCATCGTGGCGGCATATTGCACGGTCCGTGCGACCGAACACGGCAGTGGACGCTGGCTCGCATTGGCCGGTGTGGCAGTGGGTTTCGGCTTTCTCACCAAGATGATGCAGGCGTTCCTGGTGCTGCCCGCGCTCGGTCTGGTGTTCCTGGTCGCCGCGCCGATCGGGTTCTGGCGTCGAATCGTCAAGCTGCTCGGCGCATTCGTGGCCATGGTGATCTCGGGTGGCTGGTTCGTCGCCCTGGTCAGCTTGTGGCCGACGGACTCCCGGCCGTACATCGGCGGATCGACCGATAACAGTCTGCTCGACCTCGCCCTGGGCTACAACGGTCTCGGCCGCGTCCTCGGCGGTGAGGGCAACGGCGGTGGCGGCGGTGGCGGTGGCGGTGGCAACACCGGTTTCGGCGGCAGCACTGGAATCACCCGCATGTTCGGTGACTCGATGGGCACCGAAATCTCCTGGCTGCTGCCCGCGGCGCTGATCGGTCTGGTCGCGGGACTGTGGTTCACCCGCCGTACCCCGCGCACCGGACGCACCCGCGCGGCGCTATTGCTCTGGGGCGGTTGGCTGCTCGTGACCGGTGTCGTGTTCAGCTACATGCAGGGCACCATGCACCCGTACTACACGGTGGCGCTCGCGCCCGCCATCGCCGCGGTAGTGGCGATCTCGGTGACCGAGCTGTGGCGCGGCCGCCAATTCCTGACAGCCCGTATCGCCCTCGGCGCCATCTCCGCGACCACCGGAGTCTGGAACTACATCCTGCTCGACCGCACACCCGACTGGTATCCGGCGCTGCGCTGGATCATCCTGGTCGGCTCGATCGTGATCGCCGCGATCATGATCGTCGGCGCGCACCAACTGCGTAAGTTCACCGCCGTCGTGGTCATCGCCGGTCTGCTGTTCGGGCTGGCGGGAACCACCGCGTACACGATCGAGACCGCCGCGACGGCGCACAGCGGCTCCATCCCTACCTCCGGCCCGAATACCGGTCGCGGATTCGGCGGCGGACCCGGCGGCGGAGGCAACGCGCCGGGCGGAATGTCCACGGAGGCAGGCGCTTCCGCTCGACCGGCGAACGGCGCCACAGACGCGCCGACAACGGCGTCCGGTACGGAGGATCAAGCCGCGGCGGATCCGAGCGGTGCGGGCGGCGGTCCGGGCAACGCGAGTTCCAACAACACGGAGTTGCAAGAAATGCTGAAGAAGACCGACACCCGTTGGGCCGCGGCGACGGTGGGCTCGCAATCGGCCGGCAGCCTCGAACTCGCCACCGCCACCTCGGTCATGGCGATCGGCGGATTCACTGGCAGCGACAATTCACCGACGCTGGCCCAGTTCCAGCAGTACGTCGCCAACGGAGACATCACCTACTTCATCTCCGGCGGCGGCATGGGTGGTGGCCGAGGCGGCGATGCCAGCAGCTCGAGCGAGATCACCGCATGGGTCCAAGCCCACTACACCGCCACCACCGTCGGCGGGAGCACGGTCTACGACCTCACCCAGCCGACCTCCTGAGCTGAGCACGGGGACCTTCCGCTGACTGCGGACCAGGTGTCAGTCGAGGGCCGTGGGTCGGGCGCGCTGAGCGCCCGACTGGCCATCGACTGACACCTTGCTGTGTCCAGAGTTCGCGGAATACGGCGTGGTGGCGGGCGAGTGAAGTGCGGCCTGCTCGGCGTCGCCGACGCCGAGGCCGGCCAGGATGCCGTTGAGCGCGATACTGGCGTAGGACTCCGGGGCGAGCGCCGGCATCGTTCCGGGCGGCAGTCCGAGACGTTGGTCGCCGGCTTGCCGGAACAGTTCTTCGCCGGCCGGGTCGAGCTCGTCGACGACTTTGCGAATATCCCGCCGCTGAGCGAGTTTCTGTAGATCCCGCGCGGTGTAGCTGACTTGATAGCCGGGCGCGTCGATGAAGGCCAGGATGCCGGTCTCGACAGCCGGGGCGAGGTGGACGAGGAAATGCGTGAGTTCGGCAAGGCGGTGGCGTCGGTACGCGAACACCTCCGCGTGGGGGCGCCGAGTTCGAAACAGCGTTCGTCGAATACTCAGGGATGGGGTCGGAGATGGCGACCGCGTCGGCGTAGAGCAGGTGGTGGGTGAGCGCGGCGATATGGGCGTGCGCGGGTTCTCGCGGTCAGGTGTGTGAATCGAGCAACAGAATCGGCTCGAGCGCAACGGTTCCTCGAGGGCCCCACTCGATCGACGATGGGAACGTTCGATCGAGGTGAAGGTGAATTCGGATGGCGGTGGCAGCGGGCAATAGCGCGGGGGCGGTTCTGCGGGCGGTGCTGGAATCGGGCGTGGCGACGCGGACCGCGATCGCACGGGTGGCCGAGCTGTCACCGGCGACGGTGACCACGCAGGTGCGGGCGCTGGTGGCGGCCGGGTTGCTGGTCGAACATCCGGAGACGGCGAGCCCGGCCGGGATGGGGCGGCCACATTCGCCGCTGGGGTTGAACAGCGCTGGCAATGTGGTGATCGGAGTGCATATCGCGGCCGGGCACGTCACTGTCGCGGTGCTCGATATCGCCGGTACAGTACGGCTCTCGCATCGCCTGCCACACTCGAGTCTGGATCCGGACGAGATTCTCGACGCGGCGGCCGCCGAGGTGCGGCGGTTGCGGGCCGAACTCAGCGAGCGGGTGATCGGGCTGGGGGTGGCGATCGGCGGGTGGGTCGACAGTACGGCGGGGGCGGTCGTCGATCATATTTCCCTGCGCTGGCGCAATGTCGCTGTGCGACAGTATCTTTCCGAACGAACCGGACTTCCGGTCAGTCTGGACAGCCATACCAGGGCGCTGCTGCACGCGGAGCAGTTGTTCGGGACGGCGCGTACCGCCGCGGCGACGGTGGCGCTGTTCGCGGGCAATGTGATCGATGTGGCGTTCGCGGTGCACGGGCGGGTGCATTACGGTCCCCGGTCGGCCGCCGGGGCGATTACCCGGCTGGCCGGTGGGGAGGCCGAGGCGGCGCTGGCCGAATGCACCGATCGCGCCCTGGTGGCGCGGGCTCGGCGGGAATCGCTTGCGGTGAACGGTATTTCGGATCTCATCGCCGTCGCCGAGCGGGACGAGGCGGCGCGCGAACTGTTCGCGGATCGGGCCAGGGTGCTCGGCCGGGTGGTCGCGGTGCTGATCGACCTACTCGATCCGGATGCGGTGGTGATCGTGGATCCGGCGCTGATGCGGGTGCCGGGGGTGCGCGCGGCGTATCTCGATGTGGTGCGACGGTTCTCGTCGTGTGAGCGGCCCGAGGAGATCGTCACGGGGTCGTCGTTCATCGGGCGGGCACTGGAAACGGCGGCCGGCACCGTGGTGTTGCAGCAGTTGTTCACCGATCCGCTGGGGGTGGTTGCCGCGGCCGCGCCGGTCCCCGCGATCACGGCCTTTTATTCCGAGTAATTTTAAGTCGAACGAATGTTGCCAGATCGCAACGTCTTACGGGACAGTCGGTGTATGGGAAAGCACGCACCCGCCATCCGGTTCGAAATCCTCGATTGTCGCCGCCGTTCGGATTTCCGTAATGCATTCCGGCGTTTGCCGTAGAGGGTCGAAATTGCGAACCACCATTCGCCGAATAGGACTGGCCGCCGCACCGTCGCCCTTCCCTTCGAACTTCCCGCCGAGCGCGATCCGGGCGCCCCGGAATTACCTACTGACCGCGCTGGGCGTCGTCCCGGCCGGTATCTGAAAGGACTCCCGCATGTCGAAACAACTGCACCTCAACGCATTTCTGATGTCCACCGGGCACCACGAGGCGTCGTGGCGGCTCCCGGAATCGGATCCGCATTCGAACACCAAGATCGAGCACTATGTGCGTCTCGCGCAGATCGCCGAGCGCGGGAAGCTGGATTCCATCTTCTTCGCCGACAGCCCCGTGCTGTTCGGTGACACCGGACGCCGCCCCAGTGGCAAACTCGAGCCCACGGTGCTGCTCACCGCCATTGCCGTGCAGACCTCCCGGATCGGTCTCATCGCCACCGCATCCACCAGCTACAACTCGCCGTTCAACCTGGCGCGCCGGTTCGCCTCCATCGATTGGGTGTCGAATGGACGGGTCGGCTGGAATATCGTCACCACCGCCGGAGGCGACGCGGCCCGCAATTTCGGACTCGACGACGTCCCCGACCACAGGCTGCGCTACGAGAAGGCCGCCGAATTCGTCGAGGTCGCGACGAAGCTGTGGGACAGCTGGGCCGATGACGCGGTGCTTGCCGATAAGGAATCCGGTGTCCACACCGATCCCGACAAGGTGCGCAAGATCGAACACGAGGGCCGGTTCTTCAAGGTGGCGGGGCCGCTGAATCTGCCGCGCTCGCCGCAGGCGTATCCCGTTCTGGTGCAGGCTGGTTCGTCCGAGGATGGTAAGGAGTTCGCGGCGCGCCACGCCGAGGCCGTATTCACCGCGCAGCAGACCCTCGAGGACGGTCTGGCGTTCTACGCCGATGTGAAGCGCCGCGCGATCGCATTCGGCCGGGATCCGGAATCCATCAAGATCCTGCCCGGCATCGTGCCCGTCATCGGTGACACCGAGGAACATGCCCGGGAGCTGGACGCCGAACTGGAGCGGCTGATCTCGCCCGAATACGCGAAGCGTCAACTCGCCCACAACTGGGGCATTCCGGTGGACGATCTCGACCTCGACAGTGAGCTGCCCGACGATCTGCCCACCGAGGACGAGATCCAGGGGGCGAAGAGCCGGTTCACGCTCATCGTGAATCTCGCACGGCGCGAACGGCTTACCCTGCGTCAGCTGATCGGCCGCCTCGGTGGCGGACGCGGTCATCACACCTTCGCGGGCACCGCCGAGCAGGTGGCCGACACCATCGAGGAGTGGTTCACCCGCGGCGCGGCCGACGGATTCAACATCATGCCCGCGGTGCTGCCGTCCGGTCTGGAGCGGTTCGTGGACGAGGTGGTGCCGATCCTGCAGCGGCGCGGGCTGTTCCGCACCGAGTACACCGAGACCACGCTGCGCGGCCACTACGGCCTGGCGCGGCCGGCGAACCAGTTCTCGGGAGCGGATGCGCTGGTGGTCGCCGGATGAGTTCGGACTCCGGCTGTTTCGACGCCGCGGCCTCGGATTCCGGGGCCGCGGAGCCGAATTCCCATCCCTCGAACACACAGTCCACCGGCTGGATTCGGTATCTGCTGCGGCGCTGTGCGGCGCATCGGCGGACGGTGCTCACCGCTGGCATCGGATCGGTGCTGGCGGCGGTGCTGACCGCGGTCCTGCCGCTGATCGTGCGGCATATGGTCGATACCCTCACCACCACCGAGGCATCGGTGCTGCCATGGATCGCGCTGCTGCTCACCGTCGGCGCCGTGCGATTCGCCGCCGGATATCAGCGCCGCACCGGATCCTCGCGACTGTCGCTGGATGTGCAGCACGATCTGCGCCGCGATCTGTTCGCGGCGCTGTTGCGCCTCAATGGGCGGCAGCGCTCCGGCTTGTACACCGGGCAGGTGGTGAGCCGCGCCATTACCGACGTGACGCTGATCCAGATGTTCCTGCAACTGGTTCCGCTGGTCTCCGGAAACGCGATACTGCTCGCGGTGTCGCTGGTACTGATGTCGACGATGTCACCTGCCCTGACGGCGATCGCGCTGCTTGTGGTCCCGGCGCTGTGGCTGATCACGACACGCAGTCAGCGCGAACTGTTCCCGGCCAACTGGGATGCGCAGGCGCGGGCCGCCGAGGTCGCCATGCGGGTGGAGGCCGCGGTGACGGGCGTGCGGGTGGTGAAGGGGTTCGGTCAGGAATCCCATGAGCTGGATCAGCTGGCCGACTCCGCCCGCGACCTGTACCGGTCGCGGTTGCGGATCACTCGGATAACCAGCCGATTCACGCCCACCATGCAGGCGATTCCGGCGGCGGGGCAGGCGCTGGTGCTCATTGTCGGCGGACTGCTCGCGCTGCGGCAATCCATCACCCTGGGCACCTTCCTGGCCTTCATGACCTATCTGGGATCCTTCGTCCCGCCGATCCGGATGTTCGCCATGCTGCTCACCGTCAGTCAGCAGGGGAAGGCGTCGCTGGATCGGGTGCGCGAGGTGATCGAGACTCCGGTCCCGGACCAGGCGCGCGCCGCCACCCCCGCGTCCCCGATCCGGCCGAGCGGTGCGCCGCGTATCGAATTCCAGGGTGTGCGTTTCGGATTCGAGGATCAGCCGCCGGTGCTCGACGGGCTCGACCTAGTGGTCAAACCGGGCGAGACCATGGCGATCGCGGGTGCGGCGGGCTCCGGAAAGTCGATTCTGGTGCAGCTGCTGCCACGGCTGTTCGATCCGGATGCGGGCCGAATCCTGCTCGACGGCAACGATATTCGGGACCTGCCGCAGCTGCGCGGCCAAGTGGCCATGGTCTTCGAGGACACCTCGCTGATGGCGGATACGGTGCGCGCCAATGTGTCCTATGGGCGTCCGGACGCCGACGACGACCAGGTGTGGCACGCATTGCACCTCGCCGCTGCCGACGAATTCGTGGCCGCGCTGCCCGACGGGCTCGACACACTCATCGGTGAACGCGGACAGCGGCTGTCCGGCGGGCAGCGGCAGCGGCTCGCCCTGGCCCGCGCGCTGATCACCGATGCCCCCATCCTGGTGCTCGATGACGCCACCTCCGCCATC is part of the Nocardia sp. NBC_00565 genome and encodes:
- a CDS encoding ROK family transcriptional regulator — encoded protein: MAVAAGNSAGAVLRAVLESGVATRTAIARVAELSPATVTTQVRALVAAGLLVEHPETASPAGMGRPHSPLGLNSAGNVVIGVHIAAGHVTVAVLDIAGTVRLSHRLPHSSLDPDEILDAAAAEVRRLRAELSERVIGLGVAIGGWVDSTAGAVVDHISLRWRNVAVRQYLSERTGLPVSLDSHTRALLHAEQLFGTARTAAATVALFAGNVIDVAFAVHGRVHYGPRSAAGAITRLAGGEAEAALAECTDRALVARARRESLAVNGISDLIAVAERDEAARELFADRARVLGRVVAVLIDLLDPDAVVIVDPALMRVPGVRAAYLDVVRRFSSCERPEEIVTGSSFIGRALETAAGTVVLQQLFTDPLGVVAAAAPVPAITAFYSE
- a CDS encoding UTP--glucose-1-phosphate uridylyltransferase, giving the protein MDYATTDIVRPFRTAVVPAAGLGTRFLPATKSVPKELLPVVDTPGVELVAEEAAAAGADRLVLVTAPGKQGVAAHFATDRELEHALAERGKSALLEKVRNAPGLLAVRTVLQERPLGLGHAVLQAERVLAADESSVAVLLPDDLVLPRGVLDTMARVRRRRGGSVLCAIDVPADHVGAYGIFDVEPVRDAADPNVLRVNGMVEKPAVGQAPSTYAAAGRYLLDRAIFDALRRIEPGVGGELQLTDAIALLIAEGHPVHVVVHRGIRHDIGNPAGYLRAAVDFALAREEYSAELRDWLLDRLGVDRTRQAGAA
- a CDS encoding glycosyltransferase family 39 protein, whose protein sequence is MTTTLLDVRAPAPPSPVPSIGRSQRWQRLSLVLLLAATALLYMWDLGASGWANDFYAAAVQAGSQSWQAMLFGSSDAANAITVDKTPAALWVMDISARLFGFNSWSMLVPQALEGVAAVGVLYAAVRRVAGHWPGILGGAVLALTPAAALMFRFNNPDSLLVLLLTVAAYCVLRAIEKDSGAWWLPLAGVAVGFGFLAKMMQAFLVLPAFAVVFLLAAHVPLRTRIIRSVVAVLAMVVSAGWYLALVALWPASSRPYIGGSQHNSILELALGYNGFGRLTGNETGGLGNLNSDVGWARLFGSEMGGQIAWLLPAALILGVAGLWITRRAPRTDRTRAALLLWLGWLIVTGVVFSFANGILHPYYTVALAPAIAATIGIGAALFWRRRNDIRATAVLSGALVVTTLLACVLLSRTSDWLPWLSPVIAVAGVGSAALLLVAGRLPKAIASVVLALALAAGLAGPGAYALATAATTHSGAIPSAGPAGAGRSFPGGRPSAGTPSGNSDGGGTGAPTGSTDGGTGTGTGTGTGNVGGGRGPMGGLLGGVTPGANLTAALTANAGDYTWVAATVGSNNAAGYQLATGDPVMAVGGFNGTDPAPTLAEFQDDVAQHKIHYFISAQIMGGMRGSSSGSQAATEIAAWVAANFTAQTIDGVTVYDLSGGTVG
- a CDS encoding ArnT family glycosyltransferase — translated: MTITEAPPRRTTHRAEPEKPARATRLLFGPPDQPRWARPGLWTLLIATAVLYLWGLSKSGWANDFYAAAVQAGTQSWKALLFGSLDAGNAITVDKPPASLWVMGLSGRLLGFSSFSMLLPQALMGVASVGLVHGAVRRWSGPAAGLLAGAVLALTPVAALMFKFNNPDALLVLLLIVAAYCTVRATEHGSGRWLALAGVAVGFGFLTKMMQAFLVLPALGLVFLVAAPIGFWRRIVKLLGAFVAMVISGGWFVALVSLWPTDSRPYIGGSTDNSLLDLALGYNGLGRVLGGEGNGGGGGGGGGGNTGFGGSTGITRMFGDSMGTEISWLLPAALIGLVAGLWFTRRTPRTGRTRAALLLWGGWLLVTGVVFSYMQGTMHPYYTVALAPAIAAVVAISVTELWRGRQFLTARIALGAISATTGVWNYILLDRTPDWYPALRWIILVGSIVIAAIMIVGAHQLRKFTAVVVIAGLLFGLAGTTAYTIETAATAHSGSIPTSGPNTGRGFGGGPGGGGNAPGGMSTEAGASARPANGATDAPTTASGTEDQAAADPSGAGGGPGNASSNNTELQEMLKKTDTRWAAATVGSQSAGSLELATATSVMAIGGFTGSDNSPTLAQFQQYVANGDITYFISGGGMGGGRGGDASSSSEITAWVQAHYTATTVGGSTVYDLTQPTS
- a CDS encoding LLM class flavin-dependent oxidoreductase yields the protein MSKQLHLNAFLMSTGHHEASWRLPESDPHSNTKIEHYVRLAQIAERGKLDSIFFADSPVLFGDTGRRPSGKLEPTVLLTAIAVQTSRIGLIATASTSYNSPFNLARRFASIDWVSNGRVGWNIVTTAGGDAARNFGLDDVPDHRLRYEKAAEFVEVATKLWDSWADDAVLADKESGVHTDPDKVRKIEHEGRFFKVAGPLNLPRSPQAYPVLVQAGSSEDGKEFAARHAEAVFTAQQTLEDGLAFYADVKRRAIAFGRDPESIKILPGIVPVIGDTEEHARELDAELERLISPEYAKRQLAHNWGIPVDDLDLDSELPDDLPTEDEIQGAKSRFTLIVNLARRERLTLRQLIGRLGGGRGHHTFAGTAEQVADTIEEWFTRGAADGFNIMPAVLPSGLERFVDEVVPILQRRGLFRTEYTETTLRGHYGLARPANQFSGADALVVAG